From the genome of Turicibacter faecis, one region includes:
- a CDS encoding GntP family permease, with the protein MHLIILILSLGTIMFLAYKGYSTIITAPIVALVTLLLTFGFDSHLMANYTLVYMDGFAGFVKNYFPLFLTGAIFAKLMEETGYAHAIAHTIIRWLKPERAILAVVLSGALLTYGGVSLFVVAFVLYPIATLLFKEADIPKRLIPGTIALGAFTFTMTALPGTPEIQNVIPMTYFKTDTFAAPGIGLLASALIFGLGMLYLNNQAARAKKVNEGYGESMEQKTKIPSKTPSIWLALAPIVVIFSANLFFSKFYYPYIDGSYLEKYNTTLDSQSGTWSVIISIVIAIVLILLLNIGKIKNLQSVLDQGVKNSFVPLLNSSAIVGYGSIIKTLPIFASIQTMILNLSPNPIITEALSVNIICGLTASASGGLGITLNALAPTFLQMSEPLGISPELLHRIAALASGGLDTLPHNGAVITTLAIFGLTHKQSYKDIFFTSVIIPITVTALIVILTSFVYR; encoded by the coding sequence ATGCATTTAATTATTTTAATTTTATCGTTAGGAACCATTATGTTTCTTGCATATAAGGGGTACTCGACGATTATCACGGCGCCGATCGTCGCCCTCGTCACGCTGCTTTTAACGTTTGGGTTTGATAGTCATCTCATGGCAAACTATACGCTTGTATATATGGATGGATTTGCTGGATTCGTTAAAAATTACTTTCCACTTTTCTTAACCGGAGCCATTTTTGCAAAACTGATGGAGGAAACGGGATATGCCCATGCGATCGCCCACACGATTATTCGGTGGTTAAAGCCTGAACGTGCGATTTTAGCTGTTGTTCTGTCTGGTGCCTTACTGACCTACGGGGGTGTCTCACTCTTTGTCGTCGCCTTCGTTCTTTACCCTATCGCCACCTTATTATTTAAAGAGGCGGACATTCCCAAACGTTTAATCCCTGGAACCATTGCACTCGGAGCCTTCACCTTTACGATGACTGCCCTTCCAGGAACGCCCGAAATTCAAAACGTTATTCCTATGACCTACTTCAAAACTGACACCTTTGCCGCTCCAGGAATTGGACTCCTTGCGAGCGCCCTCATCTTCGGATTAGGGATGCTTTACCTCAACAATCAAGCAGCCCGTGCGAAAAAAGTTAACGAAGGTTATGGGGAGAGTATGGAGCAAAAGACAAAAATTCCATCAAAAACTCCGTCTATTTGGTTAGCCCTCGCACCCATCGTTGTTATTTTTAGCGCCAATCTCTTCTTTTCAAAATTTTACTATCCTTATATAGATGGAAGTTATTTAGAAAAATACAACACGACACTCGATAGCCAGTCTGGAACATGGAGCGTCATTATTTCCATCGTGATTGCTATTGTATTAATTCTCCTCTTGAATATTGGGAAAATAAAAAATCTTCAATCCGTTCTCGACCAAGGGGTCAAAAATTCCTTTGTTCCCCTACTTAATTCAAGTGCTATCGTCGGATATGGTAGCATCATCAAAACTCTTCCCATTTTCGCCAGTATTCAAACGATGATTTTAAATCTTTCTCCTAATCCTATTATTACTGAGGCCCTCTCAGTTAATATCATTTGTGGATTAACGGCTTCAGCCTCTGGCGGACTCGGCATTACCTTAAATGCCCTTGCCCCTACCTTTTTACAAATGAGTGAACCTCTTGGTATTTCTCCTGAACTTCTTCACCGAATCGCCGCTCTAGCTTCCGGTGGACTCGATACCCTTCCTCATAACGGTGCCGTCATTACGACACTCGCCATCT
- a CDS encoding AbgT family transporter, with protein sequence MSEQRKKIGILDRVERIGNALPHPATIFLILSVVIVVLSAILSATGLSVTYEGINRANNNAVEMMTVTVNSLLSKEGVQYLFSSAVTNFTGFAPLGTVLVALLGVGLAEGTGLIGTLLKKLVMSTPKRLITVVVVLAGVLSSIASDAGYVVLIPLGAIIFLSMGRHPLAGLAAAFAGVSGGFSANVMVGPTDSLLAGLTTEGAKLVDPNYVVGIQANWWFLIASTVLITIIGTVITEKIVEPRLGKYTGDAKVEDHEMKVSTEEQRGLRFAGIATLLMIILFAVLVVPANGFLRGTEAGVQGVLNSPFMNSMVVVIALVFAVAGIAYGFGAKVVKNDKDVMNLMGKSMASMGSYIVLVFFAAQFVAYFNYSNLGTIIAVKGADLLTAIGLQGIPLVILFILVVAFINIFMGSASAKWAILAPVFVPMLMKVGFTPEFTQMAYRIGDSTTNLISPLMSYFALIVTFAAKYDKKSGIGTLVSTMVPYSIALLIGWTILLVVWFVLRLPLGPGIEIFLPGF encoded by the coding sequence ATGAGTGAGCAAAGGAAAAAGATTGGTATTTTAGATCGGGTGGAGAGGATTGGGAATGCCCTGCCGCATCCGGCAACAATTTTCTTAATTTTATCAGTTGTTATCGTTGTGTTATCAGCGATCTTATCAGCAACCGGGTTATCAGTTACGTATGAGGGGATTAATCGTGCGAATAATAATGCGGTTGAAATGATGACAGTAACGGTTAACAGTTTACTTTCAAAAGAAGGGGTTCAGTATTTATTTAGTTCTGCAGTAACGAACTTCACTGGGTTTGCACCACTGGGGACAGTCTTAGTCGCGTTACTCGGAGTTGGACTTGCCGAAGGAACAGGATTAATTGGAACATTATTAAAAAAATTAGTAATGAGTACGCCAAAACGTTTAATTACGGTTGTTGTGGTGCTTGCCGGTGTTTTATCAAGTATTGCATCTGATGCAGGATATGTTGTTTTAATTCCGTTAGGAGCGATCATTTTCTTAAGTATGGGACGTCATCCATTGGCCGGATTAGCAGCAGCGTTCGCCGGGGTATCTGGTGGATTTAGTGCTAACGTGATGGTCGGGCCAACAGATTCATTACTGGCTGGATTAACAACAGAAGGTGCGAAATTAGTGGATCCAAATTATGTTGTTGGTATTCAAGCTAACTGGTGGTTCTTAATTGCTTCAACAGTATTAATTACAATCATCGGAACGGTTATTACTGAAAAAATTGTTGAGCCTCGTTTAGGAAAATATACAGGTGACGCAAAAGTTGAAGACCATGAAATGAAGGTTTCAACAGAGGAGCAACGTGGATTACGTTTTGCTGGAATTGCGACACTGTTAATGATTATATTATTTGCTGTATTAGTTGTTCCAGCGAATGGTTTCTTACGCGGAACGGAAGCAGGAGTTCAAGGGGTTTTAAATTCTCCATTTATGAATTCAATGGTTGTTGTGATTGCGTTAGTATTTGCAGTGGCCGGAATCGCTTATGGATTTGGAGCTAAAGTTGTAAAAAATGATAAAGATGTAATGAATTTGATGGGTAAAAGTATGGCATCAATGGGATCATACATTGTCTTAGTCTTCTTTGCCGCTCAATTCGTTGCTTACTTCAATTATTCAAATTTAGGAACAATTATTGCTGTTAAAGGGGCTGACTTGTTAACGGCGATTGGATTACAAGGAATTCCACTTGTTATCTTATTTATCTTAGTGGTGGCATTCATTAATATCTTCATGGGATCAGCTTCAGCTAAATGGGCAATCCTAGCACCAGTTTTTGTGCCAATGTTAATGAAGGTCGGATTCACGCCAGAATTCACTCAGATGGCTTACCGTATTGGTGATTCAACAACAAACTTAATTTCACCATTAATGAGTTACTTCGCCTTAATCGTAACATTTGCAGCGAAGTACGATAAAAAATCTGGAATTGGTACATTGGTTTCAACGATGGTGCCGTATTCAATTGCCTTATTAATTGGATGGACGATTTTATTAGTTGTTTGGTTTGTACTACGTTTACCATTAGGGCCAGGTATTGAAATTTTCTTACCAGGATTTTAA
- a CDS encoding M15 family metallopeptidase — MNRMRMFLIAMSGLFLTIGMITVFLFQTQLKEKETDIPTFYQDVVEIENPASFRALVNKNYRLPADYEPSDLVLLDVPLYNKDKNNEANYLRKEAARALKNLFEAAYNEKGYELIARSGYRSYDTQVMLYDRYVKEDGVEAADTYSARPGHSEHQTGLTIDITSDSVHGGLTETFGETDEGKWVAENAHRFGFIIRYPENRVDETGYQYEPWHLRYVGTEAATSIYNDQLILEDYVLNVMKQMSVLWD; from the coding sequence ATGAATCGAATGCGAATGTTTTTAATTGCAATGAGTGGACTATTTTTAACGATAGGGATGATTACCGTGTTTTTATTTCAAACGCAACTGAAGGAGAAGGAAACAGACATTCCCACCTTTTATCAGGATGTTGTGGAGATAGAAAATCCGGCTAGTTTCCGTGCATTAGTTAATAAAAATTATCGTTTACCTGCTGATTATGAACCATCGGATTTAGTTCTTTTAGACGTGCCCCTTTATAATAAGGATAAGAATAATGAGGCAAACTATTTAAGAAAAGAGGCTGCACGTGCCTTAAAGAATTTATTTGAAGCCGCTTATAATGAGAAGGGGTATGAATTAATCGCGCGAAGCGGCTATCGTTCGTATGACACACAGGTGATGCTTTACGACCGTTACGTTAAAGAAGATGGGGTAGAGGCAGCTGATACTTATAGTGCGAGACCTGGGCATAGCGAGCATCAAACAGGATTGACGATTGATATTACATCCGACTCCGTTCATGGGGGATTAACTGAAACATTTGGTGAAACTGATGAAGGAAAGTGGGTGGCCGAAAATGCCCATCGATTTGGTTTTATTATCAGGTACCCTGAGAATCGCGTTGATGAGACCGGGTATCAGTATGAGCCTTGGCATCTTCGTTATGTAGGAACTGAGGCGGCGACCTCTATTTATAATGATCAATTAATTCTTGAGGACTACGTGCTTAATGTGATGAAACAAATGAGCGTTCTGTGGGACTGA
- a CDS encoding pirin family protein: MLRKLDHQSMGGAEFDWLSTVYHFSFADYFDETKINFGVLRVLNDNLISPHSVYKTTTNNNIETLTYVVDGELTYTDQHGHNCVLKRGQMHYMSAASDVEQIRSNNTAQPTRVLEIGISPQPHHRHQTHGDYHFDFEARHNQWLHMVSDIHGDAPITINQDVNIYTIILDEKNTATINVPLGRQAYLMQIEGFSEANGIALKEQDALEIIEDEIHIEATHTSHFIVIEMPKSSHPYM; this comes from the coding sequence ATGCTTAGAAAACTCGATCATCAATCAATGGGTGGCGCTGAATTTGACTGGTTATCAACAGTCTATCACTTTTCATTTGCAGACTATTTTGATGAGACAAAAATTAACTTTGGCGTATTACGTGTTTTAAATGACAACCTTATCTCTCCTCATTCCGTCTATAAGACAACAACTAATAACAATATCGAGACACTTACCTACGTTGTTGACGGCGAACTAACCTATACCGATCAACACGGACACAATTGCGTTCTCAAACGCGGACAAATGCACTACATGAGCGCAGCATCAGATGTTGAACAAATCCGATCGAACAACACGGCTCAACCCACTCGGGTTTTAGAGATTGGGATTTCCCCACAACCCCATCATCGTCACCAAACACACGGGGATTACCACTTTGACTTCGAGGCACGTCACAACCAATGGCTCCACATGGTTTCTGATATTCATGGGGATGCGCCCATCACCATAAACCAGGACGTGAACATCTATACTATTATTCTCGATGAGAAAAATACAGCAACCATTAACGTCCCTTTAGGTCGACAGGCCTACCTCATGCAAATTGAAGGTTTTTCCGAAGCGAACGGAATTGCCCTCAAAGAACAGGATGCCCTTGAAATTATCGAAGATGAAATTCATATAGAGGCAACCCATACTTCCCACTTTATCGTCATCGAGATGCCTAAATCAAGCCATCCTTATATGTAA
- a CDS encoding M3 family oligoendopeptidase has protein sequence MKFSEFKYTRPDFDQYKKTMDELTNQFKQASDADAQLELVAKINKVRSHVETMATLASIRHSIDTRDKFYDEEQTYWDEYSPLYEEVNSSFYGAIVHSPYRKTLEDKFSKQFFTILDYRLKSFSPEIISDLQEENKLSSDYTKLIASAKIMFDGEERTIPGMGKYLLSEDRNVREAASNAKYGFFEAHEQEIDEIYDQLVKVRTRIAKKLGFENFVELGYIRMIRSDYTPEMVKKFRQQVLDYIVPVASSLYKRQKERLGYGELRYFDEKFEFTTGNATPKGEPDWILENGVKMYHELSPQTKEFFDYMVETELLDLVNKPGKAGGGYCTYIPDYKSPFIFSNFNGTSGDIDVLTHEAGHAFQVYSSRWIEIPELNFPTYESCEIHSMSMEFFTWPWMNLFFKEDTEKYKFVHLGSAIKFIPYGITVDAFQHFVYEHPEATPAERKAAWRELEKQYLPHKDYEGCDFLERGGWWFQQAHIFNSPFYYIDYTLAQICALQFWKRMHDDREDAWKDYVRLCEAGGTKSFLGLVEYAHLKSPFEEGCVSSIISDIQAWLEQVEDKKL, from the coding sequence ATGAAATTTTCGGAATTTAAATACACCAGACCAGATTTTGATCAGTATAAGAAAACTATGGATGAATTAACGAATCAATTTAAACAAGCATCTGATGCAGACGCTCAGTTAGAACTTGTAGCAAAAATTAATAAGGTGCGTAGTCATGTTGAAACGATGGCGACATTAGCTTCTATTCGTCATAGTATTGATACGCGCGATAAATTTTATGATGAGGAACAAACTTATTGGGATGAATATAGTCCACTGTATGAAGAAGTTAACTCTAGTTTTTATGGAGCGATTGTTCATTCACCTTATCGTAAAACTTTAGAGGACAAGTTTAGTAAACAGTTTTTTACGATTTTAGATTATCGCTTAAAATCTTTTTCTCCGGAGATTATTTCGGATTTACAAGAAGAAAATAAATTATCTAGTGATTATACGAAATTAATCGCCTCGGCTAAAATTATGTTTGATGGTGAAGAACGAACAATTCCCGGAATGGGAAAATATTTATTAAGTGAAGATCGAAATGTTCGTGAAGCGGCTTCGAATGCGAAGTATGGATTCTTTGAAGCACATGAGCAGGAGATTGATGAAATTTATGATCAACTCGTTAAGGTGCGTACCCGTATTGCTAAAAAGTTAGGATTTGAAAATTTCGTGGAGCTTGGATACATTCGGATGATTCGCAGTGACTATACACCGGAGATGGTAAAAAAATTCCGTCAACAAGTTCTTGATTATATTGTGCCCGTTGCATCTTCATTATATAAACGTCAAAAAGAACGTTTAGGATATGGAGAACTTAGATATTTTGATGAAAAGTTTGAGTTTACCACAGGAAATGCGACACCGAAAGGTGAACCAGACTGGATTCTAGAAAATGGTGTTAAGATGTATCATGAACTTTCACCACAAACAAAAGAATTTTTTGATTATATGGTAGAGACTGAGTTGTTGGATTTAGTTAATAAGCCAGGTAAAGCGGGTGGAGGTTATTGTACATATATACCGGATTATAAATCTCCATTCATCTTTTCAAATTTTAACGGAACATCGGGAGATATCGATGTGTTAACCCATGAAGCAGGTCATGCTTTTCAAGTGTATTCATCACGTTGGATTGAAATTCCTGAATTAAACTTTCCAACTTACGAAAGTTGTGAAATTCACTCAATGAGTATGGAATTCTTTACATGGCCATGGATGAATCTCTTCTTTAAAGAAGATACAGAAAAATATAAATTTGTTCATTTAGGTAGTGCGATTAAATTTATTCCTTATGGAATCACTGTAGATGCTTTCCAACATTTCGTTTATGAACATCCAGAGGCAACACCGGCAGAACGTAAAGCTGCTTGGCGTGAATTAGAAAAACAGTATTTACCGCATAAAGATTATGAAGGGTGTGACTTCTTAGAGCGAGGAGGTTGGTGGTTCCAACAAGCTCATATTTTTAATAGTCCATTCTACTATATTGATTACACACTTGCCCAAATTTGTGCCTTACAATTTTGGAAACGAATGCATGATGATCGAGAAGATGCATGGAAGGATTATGTTCGATTATGTGAGGCCGGAGGAACGAAATCTTTCTTAGGACTTGTTGAATATGCCCATTTGAAATCGCCATTTGAAGAAGGATGTGTAAGTTCAATTATTTCTGATATCCAGGCGTGGTTAGAGCAAGTAGAGGATAAAAAATTATAA